The following are encoded together in the Bactrocera neohumeralis isolate Rockhampton chromosome 6, APGP_CSIRO_Bneo_wtdbg2-racon-allhic-juicebox.fasta_v2, whole genome shotgun sequence genome:
- the LOC126762932 gene encoding protein encore isoform X3, which yields MSSTKSQVAVATNIPSLSSSSQTQKEYSTEESLGRQNSFGNNRRGNMKGKHLTRSHAMREATSPPRTPTPRAEHGQVSPNGQSSNNYQQQHHHQAQQQQHMDGNENAHCNNSNGSNNNNNNNNSNKLHAQSNVARGNSPIIEAPAVIVTSQHSQQQQQQQQQQQQPNVALCNEAEFPKLTPPKSTKGGLGGGGAGQRNSNNNNSNNNSNNSNGVTDGNNKLEYNNNNGRKIANSNGGGGGCGGGATNYDSTKSAATNNNNNSNNKHQQYNASNALHQALSVGESAARGGGSGGGGGAGATLHNSGMNYQLNANDSPQQSHHQIAYDKENRCPRNDSQNSSMSNMHDDDAQQQQQQHYERQGGGGSGGGGGKKHRTNSNSKGNKPRLKNIGGSSSGSVDGGNSISNNTSGFISRVFNNSENSSEQFTDHGGTDLFSFFKETLNKHPKDRHFLLKVEKDLTEFVLEKSRGELRFPPASSYNRMLIHRTAAFFGMEHNVDTETQQCVIVAATKNTRIPEIRFKSLVRDHRDDSRKSILKRDTHSFDEARQSSYLCPDRGSMLDRKAKSFEEREEDYERARSRIFNRSQNDNGDGMDDGYMNVSWTQSVEQQQQQQQQQHRPRPNGKMMKMQNSNESRDGRSGGGAVPKSHNYNNYGGGSTQGGGPPMMRGDSANSAKNGGGGARCFSKQDSAGSTNTPWRLSPSSSGYKTQTQSLYSDSVTPSPNGYCSEDQAATEPYILTTDRMTVCHLQSPVHHMPPHLHLQPTLLCSAGVMPAHCADAALAPTPTPSLEDGMPLPRRGLVWAVTDISSVPKGSVLINPQTLQPFVNQDGSIYHFDPSNLPPNQQGTYHPNQGNNTANYAQQQSPQQLSQQQHQQVQDSTTKKNKSTQQMSTPSPAESPAATPTPQTQTHCKSVACNENAATVPLAESVAESSTQTVSMCGDVNCDGIDLDMAINATEEASTQSGADECDNNSATGCLSITTTTSTKSYDRIEVQKFKNQATSPNIPAEKDELPKRENATTLDAPSVREQQPTTVTQPPAQPPPPSQTPTSSVNVQVQRETPQSARSTPFSTSESTQAKNRASEESKPTTWTYTQSYQAPDGSTVFHTTTTPSGTPYCTTTYQQGPDGSVYAIPQGMVYAYPPPVEGEVQSYFMPVFDPNQPRTDATGLIPAGAQAIYPAAAAAGSTATMVPVAAAYPTAQFATANGTPIYPSQLIYSSDQFVTGAATVAAAAPANGQLQQIPMTTYPIGHPYAYNSYWGQPMTYYVPQQALTNAVAATPLLPAPPQSQPPTTATAQPVAGPHITSGINIANGLVAATAAAGPSSNATVGALGSGGSNVGVSGHHVVNTTAATNSYQTHSGTTYFGTGRVKRPTSSHYTNHQSSGHQLVTAAIPSNGSATTTYQLGHAMPTLTLAPAPGSAAAAAAAAAAAAVNTTTDLNVGNGAAPATAMYTLPQHAALLHANIFPYAPATAAAAAAAAAGVAAGTPSVHAPGVPPTAAPQIAAASMAGAAAHAQQTNAVITPFYAHHPPITAAAHPTHGSSTVHTPGPAAIPIVDPSTLTAISHPTPTGANSSNNVTPAYSGGGSASQSAPSTPHSVPTQTAQRNPPLFSTPPIMNSNGGNNNGGYSGSSTPQYYTVSGGADGGTTLMSSPHGHSYVQHEKRNNNSNMSGSKKPPAYPSNSLSRQNSTSYNGTANGKPPLLGGNNDTRASPNSGYQGSRPHGMNKRGGGGDKPQTPLLSGPPSYGSGPSMSAVNSNNNSGYHVHHSNSPSDAKPPIRLNAGAATFRQKGSGGGMSYEYRRSASQRNSPGTGNSSSNDNSNNTSPNSIVGSSGGGGANTPNCYAATAASGYINTGIGIANSGMVGGGDHQTVATATGTPLYITPARGAHIPPQLQHGGMVAAAAAAGGTAAGLAGTQQATTAAVLGGAAAAEVANAAAAAVAATVAHHQPLLSAYQPGASGVYIKYGQTYYAHPSVALPNSRRSPSTELRPAMAPVAGMYPTMMIPAAPRHTQGRHPNPNYKGNRPR from the exons GGTAACATGAAGGGTAAGCATTTGACGCGCAGCCACGCCATGCGTGAGGCCACATCGCCACCGCGCACTCCAACACCTCGTGCCGAGCACGGACAGGTGTCACCGAACGGTCAATCCTCTAACAATTACCAGCAGCAGCATCATCATCAagcgcagcagcaacagcataTGGATGGCAATGAAAATGCACACTGTAATAATAGCAATggcagcaataataataacaacaacaacaacagcaacaaattgcATGCACAATCAAATGTGGCGCGTGGCAATTCACCGATCATCGAAGCGCCTGCCGTCATAGTGACCAGCCAGCAtagtcagcagcagcagcaacagcaacagcaacaacaacaaccgaacGTTGCGCTCTGCAATGAAGCTGAGTTCCCCAAACTGACACCGCCGAAGTCGACTAAAGGTGGTCTCGGCGGTGGAGGCGCTGGCCAAAGaaacagcaataataacaacagcaacaacaatagcaataatagCAACGGTGTAACCGATGGCAACAACAAACTGgaatataacaacaataatggaagaaaaattgcaaacagCAATGGCGGCGGCGGTGGGTGTGGCGGTGGCGCGACCAACTATGATTCAACCAAGAGTGCAGccacaaataataataacaatagcaacaacaaacatcaGCAATACAATGCAAGCAACGCACTGCATCAGGCGCTGAGCGTTGGCGAGAGCGCGGCGCGTGGCGGTGGCAGCGGTGGTGGCGGCGGAGCTGGCGCAACGCTACACAATTCCGGCATGAACTATCAGCTGAACGCCAACGACAGCCCACAGCAGTCGCATCACCAGATCGCCTACGACAAGGAAAATCGTTGCCCACGCAATGACAGCCAGAATAGCAGCATGTCGAATATGCACGATGACGatgcgcaacaacagcaacagcaacattaTGAGCGACAGGGTGGCGGTGGCAGCGGTGGAGGAGGCGGCAAGAAACACCGCACCAATTCCAATTCGAAAGGCAATAAGCCGCGTTTGAAGAATATTGGTGGCTCCTCGTCGGGCAGCGTAGACGGTGGCAACTCGATTAGCAACAATACATCGGGATTCATATCAAGAG ttttcaacaACTCAGAGAACTCGAGCGAGCAATTCACAGATCATGGCGGCACCGATTTGTTCAGTTTCTTCAAAGAGACGCTCAATAAGCATCCAAAGGATCGGCATTTCCTCCTGAAAGTGGAAAAGGATCTAACCGAATTCGTGTTGGAAAAAAG TCGCGGTGAGTTGCGCTTCCCACCGGCTTCATCATACAATCGCATGTTGATACATCGCACAGCGGCCTTCTTCGGCATGGAACACAATGTCGACACCGAAACGCAACAGTGCGTTATTGTGGCAGCTACGAAGAACACGCGCATACCAGAG ATACGCTTCAAGTCGCTGGTGCGCGATCATCGCGACGACTCACGCAAGTCAATACTGAAGCGCGatacgcacagtttcgatgaggCGCGTCAGAGTAGCTACTTGTGTCCGGATCGCGGCAGCATGCTTGACCGCAAAGCCAAGAGCTTCGAAGAGCGCGAGGAGGATTATGAGCGCGCGCGCAGTCGTATTTTCAATCGCAGCCAAAATGACAACGGCGACGGCATGGACGATGGCTACATGAATGTCAGCTGGACGCAGTCAGtggaacaacaacagcagcagcagcagcaacaacatcgtCCACGCCCCAATGGCAAAATGATGAAGatgcaaaat TCAAACGAATCACGTGATGGTCGTTCCGGTGGCGGCGCAGTTCCCAAATCACACAATTACAATAATTACGGTGGTGGCTCGACACAAGGTGGTGGCCCACCCATGATGCGCGGTGACTCGGCGAACTCGGCCAAAAATGGCGGCGGTGGCGCCCGTTGTTTCTCGAAGCAGGATTCGGCTGGCAGCACAAACACGCCATGGCGTTTGTCACCATCCAGCAGCGG TTATAAAACTCAAACACAATCGTTGTATTCCGATTCGGTAACACCTTCACCAAATGGTTATTGTAGTGAGGATCAAGCCGCGACGGAGCCGTACATATTGACAACGGACAGAATGACCGTGTGTCATCTGCAATCACCAGTTCACCATATGCCGCCACACCTGCATCTGCAGCCGACGCTATTGTGCAGTGCTGGCGTTATGCCGGCGCATTGCGCTGACGCTGCGTTGGCGCCAACGCCGACGCCATCCCTGGAGGACGGCATGCCGCTACCCAGGCGCGGTCTGGTGTGGGCCGTCACCGACATTTCAAGTGTGCCCAAGGGCAGCGTGCTAATCAATCCGCAAACATTGCAACCTTTTGTTAACCAAGACGG TTCAATTTATCACTTTGACCCGTCCAATCTGCCACCCAACCAACAGGGCACATACCATCCAAATCAGGGCAACAACACCGCCAATTATGCACAACAACAATCGCCACAACAGttgtcacaacaacaacatcaacaagtGCAGGATAGCACCACAAAGAAGAATAAAAGCACACAACAAATGTCCACGCCTTCGCCAGCAGAATCGCCAGCAGCTACGCCAACACCCCAAACGCAGACGCATTGCAAGAGCGTCGCCTGCAATGAAAACGCCGCCACCGTACCGCTGGCAGAGTCTGTGGCTGAATCCTCCACACAAACGGTATCCATGTGCGGCGACGTCAACTGCGACGGCATTGACTTGGATATGGCGATCAACGCCACCGAAG AAGCATCCACGCAATCGGGTGCTGATGAATGCGACAACAACTCGGCCACGGGTTGTTTGAGCATCACCACCACAACTTCCACCAAAAGTTATGACCGAATCGAGGtacaaaagttcaaaaatcaagCCACCAGTCCGAATATACCAGCGGAAAAGGATGAGCTGCCGAAGCGTGAG AATGCAACAACTTTGGATGCGCCAAGTGTTCGTGAACAGCAGCCGACAACGGTAACACAGCCACCAGCACAACCACCACCACCCAGTCAAACGCCAACAAGTAGTGTCAATGTGCAGGTGCAACGCGAGACGCCACAATCGGCGCGCTCAACACCCTTCAGTACCAGCGAGTCGACGCAAGCAAAAAATCGCGCTTCCGAAGAATCCAAGCCCACAACGTGGACATACACGCAAAGCTACCAGGCACCCGATGGTTCTACAGTCTTTCACACCACCACCACACCGAGTGGTACGCCGTACTGCACCACGACATATCAGCAAGGG CCTGATGGTAGCGTTTATGCCATTCCACAAGGCATGGTCTATGCCTATCCACCGCCAGTT GAGGGCGAAGtgcagagctattttatgcctGTATTTGATCCGAATCAACCGCGCACCGATGCCACCGGTCTCATACCAGCTGGAGCACAGGCCATATATCCGGCTGCAGCGGCAGCAGGCAGTACAGCTACAATGGTACCCGTCGCAGCCGCTTATCCAACCGCACAATTCGCCACGGCCAATGGTACGCCCATCTATCCGAGTCAATTGATTTATTCGAGTGATCAATTTGTAACGGGCGCAGCTACAGTCGCTGCAGCAGCACCAGCGAATGGTCAACTGCAACAGATACCGATGACCACCTATCCAATCGGACATCCATATGCCTATAATA GCTACTGGGGTCAACCGATGACATACTACGTGCCACAGCAAGCGCTCACGAACGCTGTCGCAGCAACGCCACTCCTACCAGCACCACCACAGTCACAACCACCTACAACTGCAACCGCCCAACCCGTGGCAGGACCACACATTACTAGCGGTATCAACATCGCGAATGGCCTTGTAGCAGCCACGGCGGCGGCTGGACCGTCGTCGAACGCCACCGTTGGAGCTTTAGGCAGTGGCGGTAGCAATGTTGGTGTTAGTGGCCATCACGTTGTTAACACCACGGCGGCTACGAACAGCTATCAAACACACAGCGGTACAACGTATTTCGGTACGGGGCGTGTAAAGCGGCCGACATCTTCACATTACACCAATCATCAGAGCAGCGGTCATCAGCTGGTAACGGCCGCCATTCCAAGCAACGGCAGTGCAACTACCACATATCAATTGGGACACGCAATGCCCACACTCACGCTGGCGCCGGCACCAGGTAGTGCAGCAgccgcagcggcagcagcagcagcagcagcagtgaaTACAACAACCGATCTCAACGTTGGCAATGGAGCGGCTCCAGCCACAGCCATGTATACGCTGCCCCAACATGCGGCCCTATTGCATGCGAATATCTTTCCCTATGCGCCTGCcactgctgctgccgccgccgctgccgctgcaGGTGTTGCGGCCGGCACACCATCAGTACACGCACCTGGCGTTCCGCCAACGGCTGCGCCACAAATAGCTGCAGCTAGCATGGCTGGCGCAGCAGCTCATGCACAACAAACAAATGCTGTGATCACCCCATTCTATGCTCATCACCCGCCCATTACAGCTGCCGCACATCCCACGCACGGCAGCTCCACCGTACACACGCCTGGACCAGCTGCCATACCGATTGTCGACCCCAGCACACTGACGGCCATCTCGCACCCAACACCAACCGGTGCAAACAGTTCAAACAACGTGACGCCCGCCTACAGTGGCGGCGGTAGCGCTTCACAGTCCGCGCCTAGCACTCCACATTCTGTACCTACTCAAACTGCACAGCGCAATCCGCCACTCTTCTCCACACCGCCCATTATGAACTCAAATGGCGGTAACAACAACGGTGGCTACAGTGGCAGTTCCACACCGCAGTACTACACGGTCAGCGGTGGAGCAGATGGTGGTACAACGCTTATGAGCAGTCCACATGGCCACTCATATGTGCAACACGaaaagcgcaacaacaattCAAATATGAGTGGCAGCAAAAAACCGCCAGCGTATCCAAGCAATTCATTGAGTCGCCAGAACTCAACGTCCTACAATGGCACCGCCAATGGCAAACCGCCTCTACTGGGCGGCAATAACGATACGCGTGCCTCACCAAATAGCGGCTACCAAGGCTCACGTCCGCATGGCATGAATAAGCGGGGTGGCGGCGGCGATAAGCCACAAACGCCATTGCTCAGCGGTCCACCCAGTTACGGCAGCGGACCAAGCATGTCTGCcgtaaacagcaacaacaacagcggctaCCACGTACACCACAGTAACTCGCCATCTGATGCCAAGCCACCAATACGCTTGAATGCAGGCGCAGCCACGTTCCGTCAGAAAGGTAGCGGTGGTGGTATGTCCTATGAATACAGGCGCAGCGCTTCACAACGTAACTCGCCAGGCACTGGCAACTCCAGCAGCAACGACAATAGCAACAATACATCGCCGAATAGTATAGTCGGTTCGAGTGGCGGTGGTGGGGCCAACACACCCAATTGCTATGCCGCCACAGCAGCGAGCGGCTACATAAACACTGGCATCGGCATAGCCAACAGCGGTATGGTCGGTGGTGGTGATCATCAGACAGTTGCAACCGCAACCGGCACACCATTGTACATTACACCAGCGCGTGGCGCACACATTCCACCACAACTGCAACACGGCGGTATGGTGGcggccgccgctgctgctggcGGCACGGCAGCCGGTCTCGCGGGCACTCAACAAGCCACGACAGCCGCGGTGTTAGGTGGTGCTGCAGCGGCGGAGGTGGCGAATGCGGCTGCTGCCGCCGTGGCGGCGACTGTCGCGCATCACCAGCCGCTATTGAGCGCTTATCAACCGGGTGCATCGGGTGTCTACATCAAATACGGTCAAACCTATTATGCGCAT